The DNA segment TGTTGTCGCAAATGCCACTCCTGAGTGCAGCGGGGGGGAGATCAGATGACGACTACATCCAGATTCTACAACTTGTTCTGCGTTGATATTTAGCCGCTAATCATAATGTTCCTAACTTACGGTAATAAAGATCTGTTTAGTTGGCTATGGTCTCCGTCAGTTTCTGGACAGCCAACTTTAACAGGTTTTGCTTCGACCGCTGGCGGTTGCTTGCTCCAGTTCATCAATGGTGCGGAAAAGAAACATTTCGCGGTTCCTCGTGTCGAACGGCACCGGAACGTTGTTCCTCATTACCGTTTTGATGGAGTCAAACAGCCGGATTAACGATGTTTTGGTTTTGTCATCCGGCATGACATACATCGCGTAGTGCCAGTGTCCGGCATCGCTGGCCGCCAGATGACTGTTAATGATGTTGATATAGCGTGCGCGGGTTTTCATTGAGCGCTCCGTTTCGACGGCGACGATTGCGCCGCTATCTAACGTGATAATCCCGTCAGGGCGATGGCGAACACCAGGATAACGCGCCATAAACTCCCCCCGATCACCATTAAGCCAGCCTTGCCCGCCTTTCTCTTCCAGTGCAATTCTGACCCTCTGATTTAGTAGACGATGTTCCAGAGTCCAGTATTTGAGTTTGCCGGGTTCAAAGTATCCAGGGAAAACAGCATCGTCAGGCATGACCACCATTGCTAACCCCTGCATAGTTATCCCCCAAATCGTTATTTTTTGTTTTACCCCAGGCATTTCGTGTTTGATGATGAAGCCAGCTTTAATTGCTCTATTTAGTACCTTATATAATGGGCTGTGAGAATTTTTGCTAAAGCCGAGAACACGTCTTAGTGTGTTAAAATCAGAATAAGTTTCTTCTTTCAGAAAATTTAGAAGGGAGAGCATTTTGTCAGCAGAGGCTTTTTTTCTCTCTGATACGTTATGTATAAGCATATCAATCCTTACAAATTAATAGATGGCTTATTTTGTTCATTGATTTCGGTTTGTGGTTGTTCAGATTGAGGATTTTCAAATGACAGCAATTCAATATGTTTCTTTTTAACCAGAATAGGGGACATCTTTGTTGCCTTCGCCAGTTCTTTTGTTGTAAATACAAAGCCGACCTTTTCAGGGAGATTTAAAAACATATTACTGTCAACGTAGTAACTTTCTGCCTGTCTTATCATACGGTCTGTATCCATTTTTTCCGTTAATGATAAATCAGTCCTTACTTTCCTCATTTCATCATCGACCAGGATTGAACCTGTCATTTTTGCCGCCCATTCTGCTGTTTCTGGATTTTGAATTTTATAAATCAATTTGAATTTGGCGTTTTCAATGATGGCTCCAATAACTGCATCACCATTTAAATCAGACGGACAGTCACGCAGATCGTCTATCGCCTGAAAAGCCATGAATATATGCACGCCTTTATCTCGTGCCGTTCCAAGCCCCTCAAGGGCGGGGCGGGATAGATGATATTTCAATTCGTCGAGAAAAATAGCAACAGTACGCGGGGTGCTGTTTATTCTGTCCCTGGTCTCTGCTATTTGTATCAGGCGGGTCAGAATCATCCTTTGTGCGGATATTATTTTTTGATTTCGTGTTGAACCAATAATGTAGCAACAACCACCTTCATCAAAAACCTCCTTTAATGAAAATCCATTTGTGGCATTAATTGAGTTAACTAAAGCAACTTCTTCCAGCTCACCAAAAAATGCGGGAGCAGCTTGACGTAATGACTGAACAAAATCAGTGTTAAATAAATCATAAAGTGTCATTCCTTTTTCATAAATTGCTGATGTATTTCTGGCTGCGCGGCGGTCAGAGATTCGATAAAAATCTGAAGCTTCCCCTTTTTTAGCCAGACTAAAGCCAGCGTTAAATAGTTCCTCCAGTTGTTCATGAGAGATATCAGCCAGTAAATCAAGCTGAAAATTTGGCTTGTTCAAATTTATAAGTGTAAATTTCTTGCCCGCTTTTTTACATGCTTCCCTGAGTACATGTGGTGCCCATTCATCATCTTTTGGATCTTCTACAAAAACAGCCTCGCCTGCAAGAATTGCCTGATAAAGTAGAATGGCTGCAGTGACACTTTTCCCTGAACCAGTTGTGCCGATAATTGCTGCGTGTTGGGTCTTGAATTCTTTTATGGTTATGTATTGCGGCTGGTCATTTTTGTTTAAGCCAATGAAAGCACCTTTCTTTAAATCAATGTAATCGAGTGGGTTGTATTCTATGCTCTCGGGCAACAGCTCTTTTACTTTACGTACATCCGTTCTGGTATTTCTCTCCAGCTTGGTTTTCTTAATCATTCGATGTTTCAGGTTGTCAATTTCTCCCGCCAGAAGTCGTCGGGCTGCAATATGAAAGAATAATCCTGCTGTCGTAAATGTGACTGTCATGATCCATAGTGGAATTCTGAACAGTATGTTGTTGTCGAGTAATTTAAAAAAGTAGCTCAGCCCCTGAATAGTTAGCGGTGATATGGTACCGAATATAAAAAAGAAAATAGACACACACGCCACCGATTTTAACCAGAACGGAGCGTTCTTTCTTTCCTCTCGGGGAAGGTTGACTATAAACGGTAATGTAAGACCTGCGAACAGGGATAATATGACAGGGCTGTTTTGCAGCCATAACAGGAAAAAGGAAAAGGCGTCAGCAAAAGCATTCAGCCTTTGCATAAGATGTGATCCCATATTTGCTAACTCCATTAAAAATCGTAGTGATGGGGTCAAGTCATGGAGTCATCGCATGGAGTCGCAGCTTGACTCCATGCGATGACTCCATCAAATGACTCCATAAAACAGAAAAAGACAGTGATCGCCAGTGGCGATCAAGCCCGTTATCCCTGCTTTCAGAAAACAGCCGACCAGTGGTCGTCTGTCCTCTGAAACGCCCGAATAACGGGCAACGGCGTGTGTCATTACGTTCGGGCTGGACGCCCTCACTGCATGGCACATGGGGGTAATGTCCCGGCTGGACGCCGGACCAAAACCCCCAGGGTCAAAGGCGGCACACCGTCGCGCGCTACGCGCGACCAACCCCTTTAAGACGCGCGTTTAGCCTATTTTTTCTTCGCAAGCTCGAAAAAATGGGAACGCTGCTTTAAAGGGGTTGGTCGCGCCTAATCGGCATATTCCCCGCTGGGGCGGGAAATATAGCCTGGCTGCGACGGTGTGCGGGGCAAGCCCCCCACAAAAACCGGCACGTGGGCGTGCCTTTTTGCTCGCTGGGGCGGCAAAATTTTTGCGGCTCCCCCCGGCCCGCTTCAATTCGCTGGGGCGAATGTTCGCGGGTGGACGTGGAGCCTGAAAATTAGCAATTTCTCCGAAATTGAATTTTCTGTCCACGTTCCACTTCATTATTTTTCGTCTTAACAATTTCTTCGAAATTGAAGCCAAAAATAATGAAGCCTTAAAACCCCGTCGCCTGTTAGCCTGTGTGTTGTACAATACATTTTTTGTTCTGTGTGATTACATCTGTTCGCGGTATATTTCAGCTCTGCATTCCATTTCCGCTTCCAGCACCTCACTCCAGGTTGTATCATCAATTTTTGTGCCTTTACTTTCTGCATACCTCATTAATTTGTTTGCGTCAGCTTCATTAAGTTCTGAAAGATGAGCGCGCAAAAGGCCGATTAATCTGCTTGCGTATATTTCGTAATACAGCCCGCAACCTCTGTGGGCTTCTTTTGATAACGTGTCATATACCAGGGCTACCGATATTCTGTCCTGATTGCGGGAGTATATATTTCGGATGAATAAGTCTTCTTTTGGCATGTCGCACCTTTTACAGTAAACAGGATGTTATACGGATTATTACTATCCTCTGACCTTACCGTACCTGGACAGTATTTTATTTACGGCCTCCGGATCTGCGTCGGGACATTCACCAAGGAACGCTTTTCTCGCCTTCAAAGTATGGTTGGGTAAGAAACCATGTTTATTCTTTTTGACTATTTTAAAAAAAGCCTTTTCTGCAGAACGGCATTCACGCCCGCCACTATTACCCGTAGCTTTTCCGTACATACAAAGAACAACTTCGCACGGGTCAGCGGCAAAGGAATAAACTGGGGTTCCTGCTGCCAGACATAGTGCGGCCACCGCGATAACGGTTTTTTCATGGTAAATCCTTATCAGATTGTGTTTTAAACAGATTAGCGAGAGAAATAAATGGTGGTTTCCCTGCACGTCAGGCAATTAAAAACAGGCTGGTATTCAATGACGCCTTTTGCGCCATTCTGGCGAAGCCAGTTTCTGGCATTAAAGAAATCAGTACCGGATTGTGCAGAGACGACAATTCGTGTTGAGTGGGCGGCAGCGTAAAATACTGCTGGCGTCCATGTTGTGTCGTGGAAACTATGTGTGCTGACTGATAATGTCCATTTACCGTTAACTGTCGGGGACGGGACTGTAACGTTATTGTCACGCCATTGCGGTAAACGGGTGTTTAATGGCTCAGCGGCTTTATCCCACGCTACAGGAACGGGAGGCGGCGGCGATGAACATCCGGTAATTATTGCCGCCAGGATGATGACTGTCATTTTATTTGTCATGCTTTCATCTCCTCAAAATATTGATTGCGATGGGCCGGGCGGAAATAAATGTCATTCATACGGCGGACATCTCCGTCCAAATCAATGCTCACTATCACGTCCAGACTGTCCAGAACCTTACGCAACATAAATGTATAGGGGAGCTGGGCGCACTGTGGGTTCTCGTAGCAACGGGTAATAAATCCATCTATTGCTTCTTTTGCTGACCCGGCATGAATGGAGGTCATGCTTCCTTCATGGCCGGAACCTGTAATTTTGAGAAAATCCCAGGCTTCCGCGCCGCGAACTTCTGTCAACAGAATGCGGTCAGGGTTCATGCGGTAATTCCAGCGTAAAAGGCTCGCCGGAGTAACGACAGACCCTTTTTCATCGGATGACTCAGAAGGATAAAACAGGTGAACGTAGTTCCTGTGTTTAAAAAATATTATCTCCGGATTGTCTTCTATCGTCGTTATGCGTAAATGGACAGGGATATACTGTATCAACATTTTCATGAATGTTGTTTTCCCTGAACCAGTTTCACCTGCGACGGCTAATGTTTTTCCATACTCCACGCATTTCTCCATAAACAGAGGAATATTTCTGGCGTTGTACAATGCAATTAATTCTTCGTCGTGTGTCTCCGTCTTCTCGTCGTTTGTTACCCGGTTATAAAATCCCGCATCGATATATCCCTGGTGCGGGATTTGTATCTTCGAGGGCTTACGGATGGTGACAGACACCGTATCGCGCTCACAGGCCGGAGGAACAATAACCTGGCACCGTTCGCCAGATTCCAGCGTGGCTGACAGTCCCGGCTTAATATCTTCGATATTGTCGCCGTGGTGCTTTGCCAGGCACCGGGCAAAGTTGTAGCAATCCTCATAGCTCAAAGGAACGGCATGCTGTTCCCACATGCCGTTGATTTTGGTATACAGCTCACCTGGACGGTTGACGGCGATTTCCGTCAGGCCGGGAAGCTCCAGAAAGTCGCCAAAGAAACGCTGTTTATAGCGGTCGAGGGAGATATTTTTAGCGGTCATCTTTTACCTCTTTCATCCGGGAAAAGACTTCATCAACAGAAAGAATGAAGAGAGAACTGACTGCTACCAGCCAGGCAAGCTGGAGTAAGCCAGACACACTTTTTCCTAACATGATCGCTTCACGGTCAGTTAAAGGGCGCAGGTGATACCAGATTTGATTGATGGCCATCCACGCCGAGGGCGGTGCAAACAGCAGAAAAAGAAAACCCGCGATAAGTAATGCAAGTGGTGCATCACGCAGGCTCTGGCCGACAATACGTGCAATGTACATAACCAGAATGGCTATGCGTTTCTTGTTTGCTCTCGTCATAACGTATTCCTTTATTGTTTGATTTTCAGTGTGTAAATGTTTGAAAAATCAATATCCTCGCCTGTGATCAGGTTGATGATCTCGCCCTGATTCTTATAGAGCGTTGGGGGAATATTGATGCTGTTCTCCAGCGTGGTACGCGCCATATCTGCCATAGCCTGGCGGCTGTTTTCCGTATAGTCCGTATTGCGGTCTTTTTTACCCGCACTGTTGGATGCCCATGCGCCAATATCGGGGATCATGCCGACCATTAACGCGCCGCCGAACCGTTCCCAGAAGTGCGAATCAATCCAGCCATCAACGCCAGCCTCGCCCAGATCGCCAGCCGCGCTGGTATCAACCAACGGGATATCGAGATAAGGCGGCTGGCGGGTGCGTAGCTTCGTCGCAATGATGAATGCCCGCCCTTGCCCGTGCTTCATACCTTCTTCCGCTATGGCGCGGTAAAGTAATGATGCCGTGGTGCCTTTCTCTATCAGCTTCGTGTTGCCGCTGGCGCTCCAGATGTCAGTAGTGACCGTGCAGCGAAGTTTCCCCGCCCGGTCAGATACAAAGCGGCGATCCAGTGAGCAGGGGATCGAGGTATTTTCCGGGATGTACAGGTCAGGGTTATAGGGTATGCGGCGCACTGGTGCGGGGCTTTGTCCCGGCGGCGGTGCGGCGGTATTTGTGGCCGCGCTGCTGTCCTGTTGTCCGGTGGTCGTTGCCGATGTCAGCGTCATTTCCTGCTGCCGGGTTTTTACCGGGTTCTGTGTGGTGGCCGAACCATCACGGCGAATAAGGAAGCTGGCTTTGTTGAGTTCTGGCGGGGCGGCCGGAGCCACCTGCCCTGTTCCCCCCGTGCTGCTCTGGCCGTTATCCTGTTGCTCTGGCTCTTCTTCGGCTGTATCGGTGGACATACCGAGATCGTTACGCTGCCGGTAATCGGTTTTGTTCGTCTGCGGGGCTGTGTCCTGTTTCTTTTCTTCCGTAGGCTGCCACAGGATATTGCGATAAACCCAGTTACCACCCCATGCCAGGAAGATAAGCGTGACCGCGACAATGGCAAGAAAGGCGGTTGCTTTGCCCCGTTTGCGCTTTTTCAGCTTGTTAACGGCGGGTTGTACCGGGTCTTTCTCTTCGTCGTCCTGCGCATTGAGAAGCTCGGCCTCCCTTTTAGCGCGGGCTTCCCGCTCAAGCGTGGCAATATCATCCTCAGCGTGTGCCGGGAATGCCTGCGCTTCATCCGGCACAGGCATTTTGTTTTCGTCGTTCATATGCACGTTTCCTTTTATAAAAATATAAAAATATTTTTATAGGTTAATTGGATTCCGGTTTTTCCACTCTTTCCACCTGCCGGGATACGGTGGAACCATCGGCGGCGTGTACCTTGCCAAATCCGCTATTTTCCAGACCCACAACGGCATTACCGGAACGCAGTACTAGGCGTGGCGTCACCTCCTGAATCACCAGTACGGTGAAATCGCCTTTCTTCTGGATACTGCTGTTAACCACATGCTCTTTGCCGTTCAGCTCTTTGGTGACGGAAGGAATGGACTTAGACGGGGAGAAGCCCACGAACGTAAAGCGGCCATCGTCGTAAGCAAAATCGGGAACAATGTTGAAACTGCCTTTGCCCGGATATTTGGTGTAACTCCAGTTGCGGGGCGTCTGCGCCGAGTTCAGCGCTTTCTGGACGCTGGCCTGTTGCTGTTTCTGCTCCCACTCGCGCTGTCTGGCCGTCGCCTCCCGGCTCGCTTTGTCCCGTTCTTCGCCCGGATAGCGATAGCTCACCTGGAAAGCGGGTTGTTGTGCCGATTTATCATCGATGACGTTCAGCTCGACGTTGTACAGGCGCTTACTGGTGACAACCAGCATATTGGTATGCCAGTCCCGGCTGTTCGGGGGGATCACGACCTGCGTTGTGTTGCCATCTTCTCCGGGCGCTCCCTGCGTGAGCGCGACCGGGCGAACGTTGACCCGGTTTGCATCCGGCGTGGCTTCCCACGCCTCATCAAAGCCAGGTTTGGCGCTTATGACCGCCTCATCGTTATCAAAGACTAGCGTTGTCATAAAGCCGGGTTTGGTGTTAACGACAGTGACGTTCTGCGGGTTATAGATAACCTGCTGCACGCGGGAGTCATAGCGGCTTGCCTGCGGTATGGCCGCAGCCCATGCCGCGCCGCACATCATCAGTGCCAGTGCGGTAAACGTTAACTTTTTCATCATTCACCTCCCCGGATTTCGCGGTCGGTCTGCCAACTGGTGACGGTAAAGCCGAAGTAGTTGATCTCGCGTTCCGCATCGCTCATTTCCTTGTCAGGGTTAGAATGGAACGTGAACCGGGCATCCCAATATTCGTTGCGGGTGCTGTTATCAGCCAGACGGCGGATAATCTTCTTGTAGCGGATGGTGGCGACCCTATCAGGGGCTGTCGCATCGGTGATCTGGTTGGACAAGATCTCCACTTTCACGGTGTGCGCCCCGTTCTTATAAACCTTGTCTGGGGCGTTTTTTCCGGCGTAAAGCGCCAGATAGTCATCGTTTACCTGGGGAGCGTTGTAGACTTGTACCGTCTCGTAGTCGTCCTGCAAAGAGGGATAGACATACCGCTCACGCACTTTGACGTAGTTTGCGGCCATCGCCTTTTGATAGGCTTCTGTTGCGGTCAGGCTGGTTTTCGATGTCCGGGTAACGTGTTCCACCCGTCCTGTGTGGTTATCCAAGGTATACAGCTCAACGTCCGTCTGTTTCAGCGGCAACATCACGACCACGGCGACGAGCGCCAGTACCGCAATCAGCAGACCCATACCGCCAACAACAAAACCGGCTTTTGTGGCGCGTTTATCCCGCTCAATCATTTGCTGCTCAAAAGTGCGGGATTCAGCTATTAATTTCTGTTCACTCATGACTGTTTAACTCCGCCATAATTTGAGGGGTGTTTACGGGTTCTCCCTTACCGCTAAAGGCAGAGGGAGGCGTGTTCTGGGCGCAGCCAGAAAGCGCGCACAGCAAAGCCAGCGCAATCAAGCGTTTCATCAATGATTTCCTCAACTAAATTAGATATATGAAAATATAATTATATTTTCATATGATGATATTTCGGGGGGATGGACGGGAGACGTCTGGCCTAGCTGTTGAACTTCTTAACCGCGGATTCTCTCGACTGTGCCAGCCTCCGCGCTTCGTTCCGGGCTATCATCTGCTCAATCGCGTACTTCCGCGCTTTAGATGCGTTATAGCCTAACTCACCTCCGGGCTTGCCGGGCTTACCTGCATTCGCATCCTTCCAGCCCTGAATGTTGTCCTGGGCGGAACGTTTGGTTTCTTTAACTGCACCCCCGGCTAGCTTCCCGGCACCAAAAGCAGCCGCACCGATACCTACAGCGGCCAGCCCCTGCATGGATACGGTAGCGCTTGCCCCGGCCAGAGCTGCGGCTACCTTAGCGGAAATATACACCAGTATTGCAGCGAAAATACCTGCAAGGCAGACTTGAGCACCAAGTTCAACAATTGTTGAACTGTCTGCTACCTTCGTCGCCTTATTAAGAACGAGATTCAAGTAATTCACTACAATTCTCAATGAGAGAGCGGCAAATAGAATTGTTAATATTCCTGCAAATATATTTTGCAACCAGTTATTGAACATGGGGCGGAGGAAACCATACATAAGGCAGAATATGAAAATAGGTGCAGTTATTCCTAATAGTAGAATCATTACTTCGGCAACCATTGAAACAAAGCCCGCTAGAATCATAAGTGCGAATATTCCAAGCCATACACAAAATTGAGCAGTCATTCCCTCATCTTTTACATATGTAGAATTATCCATGTCATGTAGCGTTTTCCCTAACACTTTAGCCTTATTCCATAGGGTGTCTAATAACTGCCATATATTATCACTACCAGAAAAACCCTCCTTTATTCCGTTTATGGCATCAATAACGCCATCGAGGTAGCCGCCTAAATTAGCCACAAAGGACAGGATGATCGCCATCCTCATGATGTCCCACATCGTGTCTTCCATAGGCGTAGATAGCTTACCAGCCAAAGTCTGGTATCCACGCCACATGATGTAGATGGTAGCTGACGCTGCTGCCAGCCCCATCATCATAGAAGAGTACGACATCATCAATCCCTTTGTGGCGTCTGTAATTCCTCCTATCAGGTATTTTTCAACCCCAACAAAAAGACCGCCACTCATATATTACTCCTCTAAATTATTTAAGTCTGGAGTTGGTGCGTTTAGCTGCTTGATTTGATAGTGGGCTTCATTTGCATTCTTGCAATTTTCAGAAGCGTCACCACTCTTTTGGCACTTTTCATAAACTAGTTTTAATTCGTCAGGGTGATCCCTATACCATTTTGTTGTTTTAGCTTCCTCTTTGCATCCAACAATAGAAAAGCACAGGGTGATCGTCGAAATTAAAATAATTTTTTTTGATAACATAAATACCTCATAAATTATTAAGGTCAGCAGTTGGCGCGTTTAACTGCTGCTGATTCCACTGCTTAACACGCTCCGCTTCTAGCGCATTTTCGCGCTTCTCTGCTGCTTTCACGCTCATTTCCCATTGGGTGGTAAGCGTGTTCAGCATGACAGATTTTAGCTGAATACTGTTTGCAAGGTCTTGAGATTCTTTCGAATCTTTGGCTAACGCTACCCTGTTGGAGAGACTGTTTATTTCCCCCAGGGTCTGGCTTACCTGGTTCTGAACCTCGTCGGTTTGCTCAAGCTGGATAGCCTTGTTGATGACCTGCTGCTTGCATACGTTGGCATAACTCCCCGATTGCGCAGTGTTGCAGGTGTCGAAAATTTTATACTTCTCGTACAACGCATCGAACTGCCCGGAGGAACCGCCGGAGAGAAGCAGGTCATTCAGTGCCTGTCCGGGCTTACGCAGCTTTTCAAGGTCAGCTTTCAGGCCTTTGGCCTGGTCAACAAAATCAGCAATATCACGAACGCCAGTGGCCGTCGCCAGTTGGTCTTTATATGCCTGTATTTGTGACTGGTAGTGTCTGGCCGTTTCCATCCAGCGTTTTAACTCCTGCGCCCACTGCACGTCCCGCATAGGGTCAGCATCAACAGCGACGGGAATACCAGCATGAGCCAGTGGGCTTGCAATGACGCAAGCCAGAATAAGAGTACGAAAGCGAGTTTTCATCGTATATCTCCTTTGGGTCAGAGCGCTTTAGCCAGGTAGGTATCGAGCCATTCATGAGGCTGCATTCCTTCCCGGTAAATCGATTCGAATATTTCGAGGTTGGGGGCATCGCCGCTCATGACTTTGGTGTATCTGCCGATACCCGACAGGTCGAGCGTGACACGAGCGGCAAAACGTTTGGTATCGCCGCGCTTGAACTGATTTTTCACCACAACATACTGGCGGGCTTGCGGGTCAAGCCCTTTCACCACGTCGAACACTTCCGGTTCAAACTTCATACCGTCAACATAGTGTGCGCGGTCGGCGTTGGGGTTCGCCGCCAGAATCTGTGTCCCGCACTGCTCAATCACTGCCGGGGCGATATCATCTTTGATGATCTCTGCCGGGGATTGAGTACCGACGACCAGCATCCCGTTCAGCTTACGGATGGTTTTCAGCTTGTTATAAGCAAAGTCCTTAAACACCGGGTCGCGTAACCACTTCCAGAATTCATCCATGAAAATGACCAGGCGTCGCCCGTCAAGCAGGCTGGTAATGCGGTACAGCAGATAAAACGAGATTGGCGCACATACGCTTGCATCGTCCAGGAACTCCGTTCCGTCGATGCCGAAGTTATCGCAGTTGCTGATATCGAACGTGTCAGACTCGTTATCAAACACCCAGCCGAACTCACCGCCCTGCGCCCACTGTGACAACCGAATGCTAAGGCCGTTTTCCTGGGCTTCTTTCGTAGCCGGCTCAGGCAAATTTTCCAGCATTCGGGTAATGCCGTAGACGCGATATTGCGGCTCGTCATTCATCACAGCATTGACCGCATCACTCAGACGTCGTTCATCGCGTGGGGAGATCGTCGAGCCGTTACGGGTACAAAGGATTTTCATCAGTTGCTTGATGAAATTGATATTGCGTTTGGTTGCTGGCAACGAGAACGGGTTCCACCCTGTAGACTCACCACTGATAACCCGATAGTAACGGCCACCCAGCGCCCGGATGTTCATCTCTGCGCCCCGGTCTTTATCGAGGTAAACGGTTGTCAGCCGTTTGGTTTTGGCATCCGGGGAGAAGCTATCCTCGCGCCCGTATTTCTGCTGCATGATCTCAAAGAACGTCATCAACATGGTTTTACCCGAACCGTTCGTACCGAGGATGCAGGTACTGGCCGGGTTCTTCTCGTTGAATTCGTCCTTATCTGCCAGTGTGTTATGCAGGTTGATATAGTAGCCATCGCCTGACGGGGTGCGCAGTAAAGCCATCGCATCCCCCCAGGGGGCTTTATCGCGCTTGCCCGGATAGAAATTATGGAGCGCGGCCAGCTCCACAAAGTTCTGGCTACTCAGCTCCCCTTTACGTGGCCTCAGGTTGTAGTTGCCTGGCAGTTGCGCCATATACGCCGCTGAAAGCGAT comes from the Citrobacter koseri ATCC BAA-895 genome and includes:
- a CDS encoding type IV secretion system protein gives rise to the protein MKTRFRTLILACVIASPLAHAGIPVAVDADPMRDVQWAQELKRWMETARHYQSQIQAYKDQLATATGVRDIADFVDQAKGLKADLEKLRKPGQALNDLLLSGGSSGQFDALYEKYKIFDTCNTAQSGSYANVCKQQVINKAIQLEQTDEVQNQVSQTLGEINSLSNRVALAKDSKESQDLANSIQLKSVMLNTLTTQWEMSVKAAEKRENALEAERVKQWNQQQLNAPTADLNNL
- a CDS encoding VirB3 family type IV secretion system protein; amino-acid sequence: MAKLLKAMKRPAALWGVPMVPLLAVTGVTIIVAIWTSVALLFLLPVQFLVMKSLTRNEPMRFNLIAVWLRAKGKPVANRLFGATTFMPVEHDDVDIKEFLDAMKLNQCATIKKYIPYSSHIHQHVVRSPKSDLYCTWELMGTPFDCESDESLQFGTNQLHGLIRSFEGMPVTFYIHNDRNTFTDNLHKDSGNPYADEVSRLYYASVGLFRRNRLFLTVCYRPFVSLEKAERKRMKDSQKLKELDGALLEMLEIKSTLDTALSRYGARPLGTFTEGNAVFSSQLAFYEYLLTHQWRKVRVTRTPAYDVMGAAALFFSAESGQINHANGTQYFRGLEVKEFSEETATGMMDSLLYAPCDYVITQSYTCMSREEAKKAIKRTRRLLMSADDDAVSQRLDLDVALDLLTSGKIAYGKHHFSIMVYSPSLESLVADTNEISNALNNIGITPVPAEISLSAAYMAQLPGNYNLRPRKGELSSQNFVELAALHNFYPGKRDKAPWGDAMALLRTPSGDGYYINLHNTLADKDEFNEKNPASTCILGTNGSGKTMLMTFFEIMQQKYGREDSFSPDAKTKRLTTVYLDKDRGAEMNIRALGGRYYRVISGESTGWNPFSLPATKRNINFIKQLMKILCTRNGSTISPRDERRLSDAVNAVMNDEPQYRVYGITRMLENLPEPATKEAQENGLSIRLSQWAQGGEFGWVFDNESDTFDISNCDNFGIDGTEFLDDASVCAPISFYLLYRITSLLDGRRLVIFMDEFWKWLRDPVFKDFAYNKLKTIRKLNGMLVVGTQSPAEIIKDDIAPAVIEQCGTQILAANPNADRAHYVDGMKFEPEVFDVVKGLDPQARQYVVVKNQFKRGDTKRFAARVTLDLSGIGRYTKVMSGDAPNLEIFESIYREGMQPHEWLDTYLAKAL